A single window of Triplophysa rosa linkage group LG2, Trosa_1v2, whole genome shotgun sequence DNA harbors:
- the rpain gene encoding RPA-interacting protein, whose amino-acid sequence MDAVRRHRSMYKGTTPPWKETYRKRCVERLKNSRSRLLEKFRQMGDSSGPSKRSLLVQEVMEEEWSALQSSSHGLPSLWNGHGIREVYTAQQEYDELSAFEEIQQELVAQELSILEEYQNNIQYEEHYLNSMLEKMEQKEQLICPLCHVNNLTVNSHFTSCPCGLYINTIGRNVTSEVLQNLLERRVTEHIEECLYNPTFSMAFHTDGSPNLMLSCNVCDYLTVVL is encoded by the exons ATGGACGCGGTACGGAGACACAGATCCATGTATAAAGGCACAACGCCACCATGGAAAGAGACGTACAGAAAG CGTTGTGTGGAGAGGTTGAAGAACAGCAGGTCCAGGTTACTGGAGAAGTTCCGTCAGATGGGAGACAGTTCGGGCCCCTCCAAGCGATCTCTGCTGGTGCAGGAGGTGATGGAGGAGGAGTGGAGCGCCTTGCAGTCCTCCAGCCACGGTCTCCCATCACTGTGGAATGGACACGGCATCAGGGAG GTGTACACCGCCCAGCAGGAGTATGATGAACTGTCAGCGTTTGAGGAGATTCAGCAGGAGCTTGTAGCACAAG AGCTTTCCATCCTAGAGGAATATCAgaacaacatacagtatgaagAACATTATTTAAACTCCATGTTGGAGAAAATGGAGCAGAAGGAACAGCTCATATGTCCACTGTGTCATGT GAATAATCTGACAGTCAACAGTCATTTTACATCATGTCCATGTGGCCTTTACATCAACACGATT GGCAGGAACGTTACATCTGAAGTATTGCAGAATCTTCTAGAAAGACGGGTCACAGAGCACATTGAGGAATGTCTGTACAATCCCACGTTCTCCATGGCCTTCCACACAGACGGCTCACCAAACCTCATGCTCAGCTGTAAC GTGTGCGATTATCTTACAGTTGTACTGTGA
- the c1qbp gene encoding complement component 1 Q subcomponent-binding protein, mitochondrial — protein MLKSLSRAVQLAARVSSSAAAAPVTPAVRSALYPSRTFTRSIWMMSSNSGSRPRLLTSKGLLPSVSCGCGSLHTEGDKAFAEFLTDEIKEEKKIQKGKSVPKMSGGWELQLNGTEAKLIRSISGEKVTVAFNVNSSIPPQLEDEPEQGQKGQENEPDIVSTPNFVVEVTKQGASNSLVFDCHFSEDETGHGEGEEESDIFAIREVSFQLEGEEEWKENRYTLNTDSLDWALYDHLMDFLSDRGVDNAFADELVGLSTALEHQEYIKFLEDLSSFVKCK, from the exons ATGTTGAAGTCTCTGAGCCGCGCCGTTCAGCTCGCAGCCCGCGTGTCCAGCAGCGCCGCGGCCGCTCCCGTCACACCCGCGGTCCGATCCGCTTTATATCCCAGCAGAACCTTCACCAGATCCATCTGGATGATGAGCAGTAATAGCGGCTCCAGGCCGAGGCTTCTCACATCTAAAGGGCTTCTGCCGTCAGTCTCCTGCGGCTGCGGCTCTCTGCACACTGAAG GCGACAAGGCATTTGCAGAGTTTCTCACGGATGAAatcaaagaagaaaagaaaattcAAAAGGGCAAGAGTGTTCCTAAGATGTCCGGCGGCTGGGAGCTGCAACTGAACGGGACAGAAGCTAAACTGATCCGCTCCATCTCGGGAGAAAA AGTCACAGTCGCCTTCAATGTGAACAGCAGTATTCCACCTCAGCTGGAAGACGAGCCTGAACAGGGACAGAAGGGCCAGGAGAACGAG cCTGATATTGTCTCAACACCCAACTTTGTAGTGGAGGTGACTAAACAGGGGGCATCCAATTCACTAGTGTTTGACTGCCATTTCTCTGAAGATGAG ACCGGTCACGGTGAGGGCGAGGAGGAGAGCGACATCTTTGCCATCCGTGAGGTCAGTTTCCAGCTGGAGGGAGAAGAAGAGTGGAAGGAAAACCGTTACACTCTCAACACAGACTCTCTGGACTGg GCGTTATATGACCATCTGATGGACTTTCTGTCTGACCGGGGTGTTGACAACGCGTTTGCCGATGAACTCGTCGGGCTAAGCACAGCGCTGGAACATCAGGAGTACATCAAGTTCCTGGAGGATCTCAGCAGTTTTGTCAAGTGCaaataa